The proteins below come from a single Stutzerimonas stutzeri RCH2 genomic window:
- a CDS encoding RNA pseudouridine synthase has protein sequence MTDPVRLAKRLAEQLGCSRREAELYIEGGWVTVDGELVEAPFLKVSPQQRIELRDGATAREIAPVTLLLHKPAGLAIDVDADSVRRVLVASEHWSDDPSRIEPLQRHLLQQNILLPLDPEASGLTVFSQQREVIRLLTSTRDKLEQEYVVEVSGEAEENGFALLAKGIGHRGKILPKAKVSWQSENRLRLVIKEPAPGEVRLLCEAIGLRVLACKRIRIGRLSMAKLPVGHWRIVGEHERF, from the coding sequence ATGACTGACCCCGTACGCCTTGCCAAACGCCTCGCCGAGCAACTCGGCTGTTCCCGGCGCGAGGCCGAGCTGTATATCGAGGGCGGTTGGGTAACGGTCGACGGCGAACTCGTCGAAGCGCCTTTCCTCAAGGTCAGCCCCCAGCAGCGTATCGAGCTGCGCGACGGCGCTACAGCGCGGGAAATCGCGCCTGTAACCCTGCTGCTGCACAAGCCTGCCGGCCTGGCGATCGACGTCGATGCCGACAGCGTGCGCCGCGTCTTGGTGGCCAGCGAACACTGGAGCGACGACCCCAGCCGCATCGAGCCGCTGCAGCGTCATCTGCTCCAGCAGAACATCCTGCTGCCGCTGGACCCCGAGGCCAGCGGCCTGACGGTGTTCAGCCAGCAGCGTGAAGTGATCCGCCTGCTGACCAGCACGCGCGACAAGCTGGAGCAGGAATACGTCGTCGAAGTCAGCGGCGAAGCCGAAGAAAACGGCTTCGCGCTGCTTGCCAAGGGCATCGGCCATCGCGGCAAGATTCTGCCCAAGGCCAAGGTCAGCTGGCAGAGCGAGAACCGCCTGCGCCTGGTGATCAAGGAACCTGCGCCCGGCGAAGTCCGCCTGCTCTGCGAAGCCATCGGTCTGCGCGTACTGGCCTGCAAGCGCATCCGCATCGGTCGCCTGTCCATGGCCAAGCTGCCGGTCGGACATTGGCGAATCGTCGGCGAACACGAGCGTTTCTGA
- a CDS encoding ABC transporter substrate-binding protein: protein MPKLLLLLLTLFPLHILAAKPVAVWAYQPSPPFASEHNPGLSESLVQLLNEHPTNQGLYDFKLTQLPRKRLDARLAANAPGVLLWATPEFFPERLTANASWTRPLLCDIQDFVSRSDAPFDYKGPRSLHGMRLGGVLGHRYRELQNDIDRGLIRREDVHSDLQNLNKLMSRRIDVALMPRSSRLFYGLTEVADAQLHVSPSPLYIFDRHVLMTASLPAETTQFVQQLIADLPHSARWQTLLRRYGLQQMNAPCSTY from the coding sequence ATGCCGAAACTGCTGCTCTTGCTGCTGACCCTGTTTCCACTGCATATCCTGGCGGCCAAGCCTGTTGCCGTCTGGGCATACCAGCCTTCACCGCCTTTCGCCTCCGAGCACAACCCGGGTCTTTCCGAATCCCTGGTGCAGCTGCTCAATGAGCATCCGACGAACCAGGGTCTCTACGACTTCAAGCTGACTCAGCTGCCGCGCAAGCGCCTCGATGCCCGCCTTGCCGCCAACGCGCCTGGCGTGCTGCTGTGGGCCACACCCGAGTTCTTTCCCGAGCGCCTGACCGCCAATGCGAGCTGGACCCGACCACTGCTGTGCGACATTCAGGATTTCGTCTCCCGCAGCGACGCACCTTTCGACTACAAGGGGCCGCGCTCGCTGCACGGCATGCGCCTGGGTGGTGTTCTTGGCCACCGTTACCGGGAACTGCAAAACGACATCGACCGCGGGCTGATCCGGCGCGAGGACGTGCACAGCGATCTGCAGAACCTCAACAAGCTGATGTCCAGGCGCATCGACGTCGCCCTGATGCCCCGTTCCTCCCGGCTCTTCTACGGTCTGACCGAGGTCGCGGACGCGCAGCTGCACGTATCGCCCAGCCCACTCTACATTTTCGATCGACATGTGCTGATGACCGCCAGCCTGCCTGCCGAGACCACGCAGTTCGTCCAGCAGCTCATCGCCGACCTGCCGCACAGCGCGCGCTGGCAGACGCTACTCAGACGCTACGGCCTGCAACAGATGAACGCGCCCTGCTCCACCTACTGA
- a CDS encoding DUF6279 family lipoprotein: protein MRTTTRLLLLTLLTALLISGCSRATLVYRNLDMLVPWSLNDYLDLDRSQQRDLRERLRQHLAWHCSTQLPELLASLQQLERESASGRLEREDLAPHYHGVREAMHSIAVEVTPTATDLLRALSDAQVDELRRSLAENRREHREKYLEPPLEQQIRERAERMQERLQYWFGPLNAEQRQRVLLWAHTLGEQNRRWLDNRERWQQMLLAAVEKRHSDDFDARIARLLQEREALMNDSDRATLQRAERAGLELVADLHTLADDGQRAHLTNRLAQLQTDFGSLKCLPPTA, encoded by the coding sequence ATGCGCACCACCACCCGCCTGCTACTGCTGACGCTGCTCACCGCGCTGCTGATCTCCGGTTGCAGCCGCGCAACCCTGGTCTATCGCAACCTCGACATGCTGGTGCCCTGGTCGCTGAACGATTACCTGGACCTGGATCGCAGCCAGCAGCGCGACCTCCGCGAACGCTTGCGCCAGCACCTGGCCTGGCATTGCAGCACGCAGCTGCCGGAGCTACTCGCCAGCCTCCAACAACTGGAACGCGAAAGCGCCAGCGGCCGGCTCGAGCGCGAGGATCTGGCGCCGCATTACCACGGCGTTCGCGAAGCCATGCACAGCATCGCCGTGGAGGTCACCCCCACTGCCACCGACTTGCTGCGTGCACTCAGCGATGCTCAGGTTGACGAGCTGCGCCGCTCGCTGGCAGAAAACCGTCGCGAGCACCGGGAGAAGTACCTGGAGCCGCCCCTGGAACAGCAGATTCGTGAGCGCGCCGAGCGCATGCAGGAGCGCCTGCAGTACTGGTTCGGACCGCTCAACGCGGAGCAGCGCCAGCGCGTACTGCTCTGGGCGCATACCCTTGGCGAGCAGAACAGGCGCTGGCTGGACAATCGTGAACGCTGGCAGCAGATGCTGCTCGCTGCCGTCGAGAAGCGTCACAGTGACGACTTCGACGCCCGCATTGCGCGGCTCTTGCAGGAGCGCGAAGCGCTGATGAACGACAGCGATCGAGCAACCCTGCAACGTGCCGAACGGGCCGGCCTGGAGCTGGTTGCCGACTTGCATACACTCGCCGACGATGGCCAGCGTGCGCACCTGACCAACCGACTCGCCCAGCTGCAGACGGATTTCGGCAGCCTCAAGTGCCTGCCGCCGACGGCCTGA